A window from Podospora bellae-mahoneyi strain CBS 112042 chromosome 1 map unlocalized CBS112042p_1, whole genome shotgun sequence encodes these proteins:
- a CDS encoding uncharacterized protein (EggNog:ENOG503NZPS; COG:S): protein MDRFVQRSKSSTSRSPLATGSGKSNKRPEGAAQRTTPTKRRRVAELKESGDEDDEFDLPTLTKSIRDSEDEAPKMPPRQTAIESSLPAVPIDKEAIEQYEAMRSSQPQIDEDNTTTRFEKRQWVPGKSSIYVDAFNLALETVLEDESPLFDIKEKHVFEQWRGLSYETQYLYVRLFLRKTASWHRVERLQSSYSNDITDVDLAIEDLLEPRELPGDSSNSPEETRSEGLEVWSLGDTFTFADDSQEYIKTMADATPLLSLDELKALAKDAKVKGKNKADLVKALCLTSARQAGLLSLGLSRQNTNESIASRDQEPEDNQEKMEVNRDSHFLRKILATTGPLIRLSEPIFKLFERVHLVFYRSTEWTENSLTAIILAKIARRNYPDYVVCRSSNIFDSRQSLLEFELSMRKDFEVDKVLEFNGPPGEAGFLKVLEIFEGIAERWRELLRQEEHRENHVYEFGEGSYLRRFNAAHAFTRIAHKAAYVLGRLHRYREEHALLTELLSQHLFHPARRGSWYQRKALLEERYMWEVDPDPVSTSPETQKKHWQQIALITCETGLQDRDCHLIYHYDLQKRLLKLEKRLRVPRRLQHDFGHLKLREPEEHNVQGIQLVRDDPDPKGKNGRGLSTKTTWLDELGELDEDGEPAHVSVEEMCLSYYRHEGWKGYHSEGGIIRTLFAYLFFDILFVYVPNVFQTAFQTCPLDLHTDAFYPARASQINHRLVEIANGGGEKILREVYEREHERQTCVVGLNWDFGIEDLVELVSCFNRTALAAVCKVMSEDYRARRGGVPDLVLWRTAGDEAQTNRDGIINNNIDRKGEVMFAEVKSANDRLSDTQRLWIHVLTGAGVRVALCNAVAREVRTLL, encoded by the exons ATGGATCGTTTTGTGCAGCGATCCAAGTCTAGCACGAGCCGGTCACCGCTTGCCACTGGATCCGGGAAGTCCAACAAGAGGCCTGAGGGAGCTGCGCAACGGACTACTCCAACGAAACGGAGAAGGGTTGCCGAGCTGAAGGAGAGCggtgatgaagacgatgaaTTTGACTTGCCAACCTTGACCAAGAGTATCAGGGACAGCGAGGATGAAGCCCCCAAAATGCCACCACGCCAGACAGCAATTGAGAGCTCTTTGCCGGCTGTCCCGATAGATAAAGAAGCGATAGAGCAGTATGAGGCCATGCGCTCCTCTCAACCACAGATCGATGAAGACAATACCACTACCAGGTTCGAAAAGCGGCAATGGGTCCCAGGAAAGAGCTCTATCTATGTCGATGCCTTCAACCTTGCATTGGAGACCGTCTTGGAGGATGAATCGCCTTTGTTTGATATCAAAGAGAAGCATGTCTTTGAGCAATGGCGAGGCTTGAGCTACGAGACTCAGTATCT GTATGTACGTCTCTTTCTGCGCAAGACTGCCTCTTGGCATCGCGTGGAACGGCTGCAGTCTTCTTACAGCAACGATATCACCGATGTTGATCTTGCTATTGAGGACCTTTTGGAGCCCCGGGAGTTGCCAGGTGACAGCAGTAATTCTCCAGAAGAGACACGATCTGAGGGTCTCGAAGTGTGGTCATTGGGCGACACTTTTACCTTTGCGGATGACTCTCAAGAATACATCAAAACTATGGCAGACGCCACTCCGTTGTTGAGTCTTGACGAACTCAAGGCACTTGCAAAGGATGCCAAGGTTAAGGGGAAGAACAAAGCCGATCTAGTCAAGGCGCTCTGTCTCACAAGTGCTCGACAGGCCGGCTTGCTGTCCTTGGGTCTAAGTCGGCAAAATACTAATGAATCGATAGCCTCGCGAGACCAGGAGCCAGAAGACAATCAAGAAAAAATGGAAGTAAACAGGGATTCTCATTTTCTCAGGAAGATACTTGCTACCACAGGGCCACTCATCAGGCTCTCCGAGCCCATCTTCAAACTCTTCGAGCGTGTTCATCTGGTCTTCTACCGGTCAACCGAATGGACCGAGAACTCACTGACGGCGATCATCCTGGCTAAGATTGCACGAAGGAACTACCCAGACTATGTCGTCTGCAGATCCTCCAACATATTTGACTCCCGCCAGAGCCTCCTGGAGTTCGAGCTCTCGATGCGCAAAGACTTCGAGGTGGACAAGGTTCTCGAGTTCAATGGCCCACCAGGTGAAGCAGGGTTCCTAAAGGTCCTCGAGATCTTTGAGGGCATAGCTGAACGATGGAGAGAACTTCTCAGGCAGGAAGAGCACCGCGAAAATCATGTATACGAGTTTGGCGAAGGGAGTTACCTTCGTCGGTTCAACGCAGCTCACGCCTTCACTCGGATCGCTCACAAAGCTGCCTACGTCCTTGGCCGTCTACACCGATATCGGGAAGAACACGCGCTTCTCACCGAATTGCTCAGTCAGCATCTCTTCCATCCAGCCCGCCGCGGATCGTGGTATCAACGCAAGGCCTTACTGGAGGAACGGTACATGTGGGAAGTGGATCCAGACCCTGTGTCAACCAGTCCCGAAACTCAGAAGAAGCACTGGCAACAGATTGCCCTCATCACCTGCGAGACGGGACTGCAGGATAGAGACTGCCACCTGATCTATCACTACGACCTCCAAAAGCGCCTTCTCAAGCTTGAAAAGAGATTACGGGTGCCACGTCGTCTGCAGCATGACTTTGGTCATTTAAAGCTACGGGAACCGGAAGAGCATAACGTTCAGGGCATCCAGTTGGTCCGAGATGACCCGGATCCCAAGGGCAAGAACGGTCGCGGCCTGAGCACCAAGACGACGTGGCTCGACGAACTAGGCGAGCttgacgaggatggagaaCCAGCTCATGTCAGTGTTGAGGAGATGTGCCTATCATACTATCGTCACGAGGGCTGGAAAGGCTACCACAGTGAAGGTGGAATTATCCGAACATTGTTTGCTTACTTGTTCTTCGACATCCTATTCGTCTATGTTCCCAATGTTTTCCAGACGGCTTTCCAAACATGCCCCCTCGATCTCCACACGGATGCATTCTACCCAGCCCGGGCCAGTCAGATCAACCATCGGCTTGTCGAGATTGCCAACGGTGGTGGCGAGAAGATTTTGCGGGAGGTTTACGAGCGGGAGCATGAGAGGCAAACCTGCGTGGTAGGCTTGAACTGGGACTTTGGAATCGAGGACTTGGTAGAGTTGGTCTCCTGTTTCAACAGGACTGCCCTTGCTGCCGTATGCAAAGTCATGTCAGAAGACTATAGGGCACGCAGAGGCGGCGTGCCAGATCTCGTGCTATGGAGGACAGCCGGAGACGAAGCCCAAACCAATCGAGatggcatcatcaacaacaacattgaCCGAAAAGGAGAGGTCATGTTTGCCGAAGTCAAGAGTGCAAACGACCGCCTCAGTGATACACAACGACTATGGATCCACGTACTCACAGGCGCAGGAGTGAGGGTTGCGCTGTGCAATGCCGTGGCACGAGAGGTGCGAACATTGCTGTGA